In a single window of the Acyrthosiphon pisum isolate AL4f chromosome X, pea_aphid_22Mar2018_4r6ur, whole genome shotgun sequence genome:
- the LOC115034593 gene encoding uncharacterized protein LOC115034593: MRAMYSVLLYMSLAIALYSPNVSTLCGNDTQIEDLLSAVISQEYYYTAMSTMTGIQHTSGRIALRWKEIFEDMKSSLNKDHKAYRLCSDILERSTSTFDSSGAVISLLSMIPGGGFVVLPARLAESMTSVAILKQRLGFWKNAGCKNATTRDCNLWENHKIYYTM; this comes from the coding sequence ATGAGAGCAATGTATTCTGTGTTGCTTTACATGTCGTTAGCAATTGCGTTATATTCACCCAATGTTTCCACGCTCTGTGGAAACGATACACAAATCGAAGATTTACTATCGGCGGTAATTTCACAGGAATACTATTACACGGCAATGTCAACAATGACGGGTATTCAACACACGTCCGGTCGTATTGCTTTGCGTTGGAAAGAAATATTTGAAGATATGAAAAGTTCGTTGAATAAGGATCATAAAGCCTACAGACTGTGTTCAGACATCTTGGAAAGATCAACTTCAACCTTCGATTCATCTGGTGCTGTGATCTCTCTTTTGTCAATGATACCGGGTGGCGGATTCGTAGTTTTACCTGCGAGGTTAGCTGAATCGATGACTTCCGtggcaattttaaaacaaagattaGGATTTTGGAAAAATGCCGGTTGCAAAAATGCTACAACAAGAGATTGTAATTTATGGgagaatcataaaatatattatacaatgtga